A genomic region of Trypanosoma brucei brucei TREU927 chromosome 3, complete sequence contains the following coding sequences:
- a CDS encoding AAA ATPase, putative (similar to Spastin (Fragment). (Swiss-Prot:Q9QYY8) [Mus musculus]), producing MGRHHDVSTATVSASSKGPLFSLTGRGGEVKRARELIASIGGTVTSNDNKADYLVAVKGAGRRKVEDFCNARQNNSPTDSGNKVVLLDMLEEWSSNGSLPKRRVRMEDAELTNLFSAAANERARRSYEVPPSFLKRSRVTLDAEGSVVDESDNAVLLKCGPTRSQLGKMTPSPSSAATVETVRCNDRTSPVKNGKAAGTTRFRPLLLDDESPDDQPSRHQKMATEMSGKVNPMRLAFRQRPKPDWDTYFSDPSVDCGVLTTEGSTTSTTFHHPACSSKSIGSQPKVKHTRNEAISDGNIAKQKKNGVLLLFDTNKVNSNGRSSVPPKSGQRQRGTASIHSCSVGTKTASVLSRSAGSAKIPPRQLSTVQQKKKEEQSISHASRNAPEGDRGPRIECPTGTSASLCRVVPTVRRANEDSASSKKAATSGASRMPPSLPPRLQAASKSSRTDGVVTTTDGAVPPSTRQSWNSRPSSAPAAPAKQTGVAARRSTCSDPLLKRVRQSIYCEGISEEACAAVLQQVVDRACPVNFDSIAGLDTCKRILQETIILPAKCPQLFTGLRRPCSGLLLFGPPGNGKTLLAKAVANECNTTFFSISAAAITSKWVGESEKMVRALFSVARALAPSTIFIDEVDSLLQARGAAQEGEGSRRMKTEFLVQMDGAGNDTQMARVLVMGATNRPFDLDEAVIRRFPKRVFVPLPDAPARAQILQKLLNTVETPNTLSSEAWERVVKLTSGYSGHDLRQLCEDAAMIPVRELVAEKLRKGENLAEHAHNALLRPLTLTDVEACVSGMNPSCCPKLLNALEEWSKTFGSK from the coding sequence atgggtcGCCACCATGATGTGTCAACGGCAACTGTTAGTGCATCCTCTAAAGGTCCTCTCTTCTCGCTTACGGGAAGGGGTGGTGAAGTTAAACGGGCCCGTGAGTTGATTGCCTCCATTGGGGGCACTGTTACTTCAAATGATAACAAGGCGGATTACCTCGTTGCTGTAAAGGGCGCAGGGCGGCGTAAGGTGGAGGATTTTTGCAACGCAAGGCAAAATAATTCTCCCACTGACAGTGGAAACAAGGTGGTCCTTCTGGACATGTTGGAAGAGTGGAGCAGTAATGGTTCTCTGCCTAAGCGACGTGTAAGAATGGAAGACGCGGAGTTAACGAATTTGTTCAGCGCAGCCGCGAACGAACGTGCACGGCGCTCGTATGAAGTTCCTCCTAGTTTTCTGAAACGGTCCCGCGTAACACTCGATGCGGAGGGAAGCGTGGTGGATGAGTCAGACAACGCTGTGCTCCTTAAATGCGGCCCAACCCGGTCTCAGTTAGGGAAGATGACGCCGTCACCCTCCTCAGCTGCTACAGTGGAAACTGTACGTTGCAACGACCGAACGTCTCCTGTGAAGAATGGAAAGGCAGCTGGGACTACGCGCTTCCGACCACTACTTCTTGATGACGAGAGTCCTGACGATCAACCGAGCCGGCATCAAAAGATGGCTACTGAAATGAGTGGAAAGGTGAATCCGATGCGATTAGCTTTCCGGCAGCGCCCTAAGCCCGACTGGGACACATATTTTTCGGATCCTTCTGTAGATTGCGGCGTATTAACCACTGAGGGAAGCACCACATCAACAACGTTTCACCACCCAGCTTGCTCGTCAAAAAGTATTGGGTCGCAGCCCAAGGTGAAGCATACCCGTAACGAAGCTATATCTGATGGAAATAtcgcaaaacagaaaaaaaatggtgtcCTGTTACTGTTTGACACTAACAAGGTAAATTCCAACGGTCGGTCTTCTGTGCCTCCCAAAAGCGGCCAACGGCAAAGGGGGACTGCAAGTATTCACAGTTGTAGTGTTGGTACAAAAACCGCTTCGGTATTGAGTAGGAGTGCAGGGAGTGCCAAAATACCTCCGCGACAGTTGTCGACAgtacagcaaaaaaagaaagaagagcaaAGCATCAGCCACGCAAGCAGAAACGCACCGGAGGGGGATCGAGGGCCACGCATCGAGTGCCCGACTGGCACATCTGCATCACTCTGCCGAGTCGTGCCAACAGTCCGCAGAGCCAACGAAGACAGTGCGAGCAGCAAGAAGGCGGCAACCAGTGGGGCGTCTCGAATGCCACCATCACTTCCCCCTCGTCTCCAGGCCGCCTCAAAATCCTCTCGGACTGACGGAGTCGTCACAACTACGGACGGAGCGGTACCCCCGTCTACCCGGCAGTCCTGGAACTCACGGCCATCGTCGGCACCCGCAGCGCCCGCCAAACAAACTGGTGTTGCTGCCCGACGTTCAACGTGTTCGGATCCATTGCTAAAGCGCGTCCGCCAGAGCATATACTGCGAGGGCATTTCCGAGGAGGCCTGTGCAGCGGTGCTTCAGCAGGTTGTGGACCGCGCGTGCCCCGTCAACTTTGACAGCATCGCTGGCTTAGACACGTGCAAGCGTATTCTGCAAGAAACCATTATTCTTCCGGCGAAATGTCCACAACTGTTCACAGGTCTGCGCCGGCCTTGCAGTGGGTTGCTGCTTTTCGGGCCACCAGGAAACGGTAAGACATTATTGGCGAAAGCAGTGGCCAACGAGTGCAACACAACCTTTTTTAGCATCTCCGCAGCGGCGATTACTAGTAAATGGGTGGGTGAAAGTGAAAAGATGGTACGGGCGCTGTTTTCGGTTGCGCGCGCTCTTGCACCTAGCACAATATTTATTGATGAGGTCGATTCGTTGTTGCAAGCCCGTGGGGCTGCGCAAGAGGGTGAGGGGTCGCGTCGAATGAAAACGGAGTTTCTCGTGCAGATGGATGGAGCTGGGAACGACACGCAGATGGCACGCGTATTGGTTATGGGGGCCACAAACCGACCATTTGACCTAGATGAAGCGGTAATTCGCCGGTTCCCGAAGCGAGTGTTCGTCCCACTCCCCGATGCCCCCGCGCGGGCACAAATTCTACAAAAACTACTTAACACGGTGGAAACTCCAAATACTTTGAGCTCAGAGGCGTGGGAGAGGGTCGTCAAACTTACTAGTGGCTACAGTGGGCACGATTTGAGGCAACTCTGCGAAGACGCAGCGATGATTCCTGTGCGGGAGCTTGTGGCAGAGAAGCTACGAAAGGGGGAGAACTTGGCGGAGCACGCACACAACGCACTGTTGAGGCCGTTAACGCTCACTGATGTTGAAGCCTGTGTTAGTGGAATGAACCCCAGTTGTTGCCCGAAGCTATTAAATGCGTTGGAGGAGTGGAGCAAAACTTTCGGAAGTAAGTAG
- a CDS encoding variant surface glycoprotein (VSG)-related, putative (VSG-related: pers. comm. Dave Barry (University of Glasgow, UK)) → MRIYFSFIVVLLTGTVESSKAGKKGSQILNENEFKTLCGFVNLTFEIQKLASEGKPTLGGLKPESVNESVNTILYGNKGSTEIGFEGENDRKDYCGDRQNRAHKYAGKSLIKDILCLCKPHRRQGQNGAGAEDLCFSGNKWYKGGEVWSNKEQAKQHWEKIRLHCNQLPKREQHIQNQLYHLKEKVQAVLRTATEKKGRESDQNIRLGGHQATEVKQCSATTGKGNSVCLMYNITSGTLTNHSIPWLKHLEELAEKIPNDTRTNLGTSENDVETVPNGVGDAAPSTDRKINEGIRTNDDNNNNNDNDNINYKHNDGNNTEYNLEDPLMNESGTNTSAEPQTRPLWSVNGNPNPNPLKILLLLLLN, encoded by the coding sequence atgCGGATATATTTCTCATTTATTGTCGTATTGTTGACTGGGACAGTGGAAAGTTCAAAAGCAGGAAAGAAGGGTTCACAAATATTGAATGAAAACGAGTTTAAAACATTATGTGGATTTGTCAATCTGACGTTTGAAATACAGAAATTGGCGAGTGAAGGAAAGCCAACACTTGGAGGATTGAAACCTGAAAGTGTTAACGAGTCCGTGAATACCATTTTGTACGGCAACAAAGGCAGCACCGAAATTGGTTTCGAAGGCGAAAACGACAGGAAAGATTACTGCGGGGACAGGCAAAATCGAGCCCACAAATATGCGGGGAAAAGCTTAATAAAGGATATTTTGTGTCTATGTAAACCCCACAGAAGGCAGGGCCAAAACGGGGCTGGTGCAGAAGATCTGTGTTTTAGCGGTAACAAGTGGTACAAGGGCGGTGAGGTGTGGAGCAATAAAGAGCAAGCTAAGCAGCATTGGGAGAAAATAAGGTTGCATTGTAACCAACTTCCGAAACGGGAGCAACATATACAAAATCAATTATACCActtaaaggaaaaagttcAAGCAGTACTGAGAACAGcgacagaaaagaagggaagggaatcaGATCAAAACATACGACTCGGGGGTCATCAGGCAACAGAAGTGAAGCAATGCTCAGCAACCACTGGAAAGGGTAATTCGGTGTGTTTGATGTATAACATCACTTCCGGCACACTCACCAACCATAGCATCCCCTGGTTAAAGCATCTTGAAGAACTTGCCGAGAAAATACCGAATGATACACGAACCAATTTGGGCACGAGTGAAAACGACGTCGAAACCGTTCCAAATGGAGTTGGAGATGCCGCACCTTCAACGGACCGAAAGATTAACGAAGGCATTCGCactaatgatgataataacaataataatgataatgataatattaATTACAAGCACAATGATGGTAATAACACTGAATATAATCTAGAAGATCCACTAATGAATGAAAGCGGAACTAATACATCCGCAGAACCACAAACACGACCACTTTGGTCAGTAAATGggaaccctaaccctaaccctttaAAAATACTTCTTTTACTGCTcttaaattaa